A DNA window from Hypomesus transpacificus isolate Combined female chromosome 24, fHypTra1, whole genome shotgun sequence contains the following coding sequences:
- the LOC124486537 gene encoding acyl-CoA dehydrogenase family member 11-like, protein MMSVRRLFLKCQVTGNRYRIFRGLTTRPDNVVQHADNEWNAEGHPAFSRAGIGAFFQDRPALKNPFLEDALLKSYLRRHVSHETVLSDLCQFGEKLSTEVDGWGRECEVTPPKLVHFDPWGRRVDHIVTSPAWGRMKDLSAKEGMVAIGYERTYGEWSRVYQMSKLYMYSPSSGLFTCPLAMTDGAAKVMQSLGVPWMVEEAFGRLTSRDPDRFWTSGQWMTERRGGSDVGSGTETVAVRQGDGSYKLHGFKWFTSATDADMTLTLARVQDGGGSTTQGSRGLSLFYAEVSRDQDGLLRGIEVQRLKDKLGTRQMPTAELLLDGLPAHKLSKDGRGVASIASMLTVTRIHNSVAAVGAMRRVVQLSRDYATRRTAFGKLLKEHPLHMQTLARLEVETRGAFMLVMDVCRLIGREETGHASQLEAHLLRLLTPVAKLYTGKQAVAVVSEGLESFGGQGYIEDTGLPGLLRDAQVLSIWEGTTNVLSLDVLRCVARSSGQVLQAYFTHTKTLLEAASGVPALAPAVTAVDSALSGLGVFVQAAANRPPSYLQLAARDLAYSLARIYMGALLIDHASWEEACSTDAYAALRWCEQDLCPVVSQEKRGCYEPRTPPLDAALVYGEPISD, encoded by the exons ATGATGTCAGTGAGGCGGCTGTTCCTCAAATGTCAGGTAACGGGAAACCGTTACCGGATCTTCCGCGGGCTCACCACCCGGCCTGACAACGTGGTTCAGCATGCGGACAACGAGTGGAACGCAGAGGGGCATCCGGCTTTCTCCCGTGCCGGAATAGGAGCGTTCTTCCAAGACAGACCAGCGCTGAAGAACCCCTTCCTAGAAGATGCACTGCTTAAAAGCTACCTTAGGAGACATGTTTCTCATGAG ACTGTGTTGTCAGACCTGTGTCAGTTTGGAGAGAAGTTGTCTACGGAGGTGGATGGGTGGGGTCGGGAGTGTGAGGTCACGCCTCCTAAGCTCGTGCACTTTGATCCCTGGGGTCGCCGTGTCGACCACATCGTGACCTCTCCCGCCTGGGGACGCATGAAGGACCTTTCCGCAAAGGAGGGGATGGTTGCTATTGGATACGAGAGGACCTATGGCGAGTGGAG tcgTGTGTACCAGATGAGTAAGCTCTACATGTACTCCCCTTCCTCTGGCCTCTTCACCTGTCCTCTTGCCATGACTGATGGAGCTGCCAAAGTCATGCAG TCTCTGGGAGTGCCCTGGATGGTGGAGGAGGCTTTCGGACGCTTGACCAGCCGTGACCCTGACAGGTTCTGGACGTCCGGCCAGTGGATGACTGAACGAAGGGGAGGTTCTGACGTGG GAAGTGGGACTGAGACGGTGGCAGTGCGGCAGGGAGACGGCTCATACAAGCTACACGGCTTCAAGTGGTTCACGTCCGCGACCGACGCGGACATGACCCTCACCCTGGCCAGAGTCCAGGACGGAGGGGGATCCACCACACAG GGCTCCAGAGGGTTGTCTCTCTTCTATGCGGAGGTGAGCCGGGATCAGGACGGCCTGCTGAGGGGCATCGAGGTCCAAAGGCTGAAGGACAAACTGGGCACCAGACAGATGCCCACAGCTGAGCTGCTGCTGGACGGCCTGCCCGCACACAAG TTGTCAAAAGACGGTAGGGGCGTGGCCTCCATCGCCAGCATGCTGACAGTGACCCGGATCCACAACAGTGTGGCGGCAGTGGGAGCCATGAGGAG ggtGGTCCAGCTGTCTCGTGACTACGCCACCCGCCGCACTGCCTTTGGGAAGCTCCTGAAGGAGCACCCTCTCCACATGCAGACGCTGGccaggctggaggtggagaCTCGCGGGGCCTTCATGCTCGTCATGGACGTGTGTCGCCTGATTGGCCGAGAGGAAACTGGACACGCCTCCCAGCTGGAGGCCCACCTCTTGCGCTTGCTCACACCCGTGGCCAAACTGTACACTGGGAAACAG GCGGTTGCTGTGGTGTCAGAGGGTTTGGAGAGTTTCGGGGGGCAGGGCTATATCGAAGACACCGGGTTGCCAGGACTACTCAGGGACGCACAG gTGTTAAGCATCTGGGAGGGGACGACCAACGTGCTGTCCCTGGACGTGCTGCGCTGTGTGGCTCGCAGCTCCGGGCAGGTTCTCCAGGCCTACTTCACCCACACCAAG ACCCTGCTGGAGGCGGCCTCTGGTGTCCCTGCCCTGGCCCCGGCCGTGACGGCTGTAGACAGCGCCCTCTCTGGACTGGGGGTCTTTGTACAGGCAGCAGCCAACAGGCCTCCCAGCTACCTGCAGCTGGCAGCTAGAGACTTGGCATACAGTCTGGCTCGCATCTACATGG gtgcCCTGCTTATTGACCATGCCTCCTGGGAGGAAGCTTGTTCTACTGATGCCTATGCAGCGCTCag GTGGTGTGAGCAGGACTTGTGTCCAGTGGTCAGCCAGGAGAAAAGAGGTTGTTACGAACCCAGGACCCCGCCCCTTGATGCTGCTTTGGTCTACGGGGAACCAATCAGTGACTGA
- the morc2 gene encoding LOW QUALITY PROTEIN: ATPase MORC2 (The sequence of the model RefSeq protein was modified relative to this genomic sequence to represent the inferred CDS: deleted 1 base in 1 codon) produces the protein MAFSNYSSLNRAQLTFEYLHTNSTTHEFLFGALAELVDNSRDANATRIDIYTEKKADTRGGYMLCFLDDGTGMDPNEATHVIQFGKSSKRFPESTHIGQYGNGLKSGSMRIGKDFILFTKKEDTISCLFLSRTIPEEEGLDEVIVPLPTWDLKTRRPITADMEKFTVETGLIYKYSPFKNEQQLMEQFNKIESSSGTLVIIYNLKLMDNREPELDVETDHQDILMAGTLSEGVKPERRSFRAYAAILYIDPRMRIFIQGHKVRTKRMSCCLYKPRVYKYTSTRFKTRAEQEVKKADHLAKIAEEKAREAESQSLAVEAKLGGDLSKDARASLRKTQDSAMMLRRDADMKKKILESKQRALKEPKELNFIFGVNIDQRDLDGMFVYNCSRLIKMYEKTGPQLEGGMACGGVVGVVDVPYVVLEPTHNKQDFADAKEYRHLLKAMGEHLAQYWKDSNIAQKGIVKFWDEFGYLSASWSAPPSSEQRYKRRRAMEIPLTIQCDKCLKWRTLPFQMDAVDRRYPDSWVCLMNPDSTQDRCDAAEQKQNLPCGALRKVVQTAEDKQKELAEKIRLQQEKLQALQKTSTIKSSADLKKLPLDVSMRPASEGSPQATRSSERVLTRPRSPPLPAHLKNAPSIPPPVTRTPTVSARSPRTTAPPPPAPKVDQSRARAAAKTPPPVAKPAPKAPAKAPAKTPPASRNSRTPAKSYPARTSALGNTRKRVVEEDESEDEDEEEQEEEEEEKEEDSEEESEEEILPRKSKMAAAAGSRGKAVEKATPAKRGKVTEVSDDDHDNEPEKDLKNTQKDKGLLVEVRVNKEWYTGKVVAVESNKQSVRWKVKFDYVPRSTPKDRWVFKGSEDVRLMRPPSPITQTPDTQQGAEPEKGPAPMEPDTTQPGTSREVTESLVTMMRTLLRYFFPPDFRIPKDDVNSMTAEELVAFPMKEYFQQYELGLQALCNSYQNRADARAKAVEEKSSSAETKLKEADEKLQKLRTNIVALLQKVQEDIDINTDDELDAYIEDLLTKGD, from the exons ATGGCCTTCTCCAACTACAGCAGTCTGAACAGAGCTCAGCTTACCTTTGAGTATCTTCACACCAACTC GACAACACACGAGTTCCTGTTTGGAGCACTGGCTGAGCTCGTGGACAACTCCAG AGATGCCAATGCCACCCGAATTGACATCTATACAG AGAAAAAAGCCGACACGCGAGGAGGCTACATGCTCTGTTTCCTTGACGATGGCACTGGAATGGACCCGA ACGAGGCAACTCACGTCATCCAGTTTGGAAAGTCCAGCAAACGCTTTCCAGAGTCCACTCACATCGGCCAGTACGGCAACGGACTCAAATC GGGCTCCATGAGAATCGGAAAGGACTTCATTTTGTTCACCAAGAAGGAAGACACAATTTCCTGCCTGTTCCTGTCCAGAACGATCCCTGAAGAGGAGGGGCTGGATGAA gtGATCGTCCCTCTGCCCACCTGGGACCTGAAGACCAGGAGGCCGATCACTGCCGACATGGAGAAGTTCACCGTGGAGACGGGACTCATCTATAAGTACTCCCCCTTTAAAAACGAACAACAA CTAATGGAGCAGTTTAACAAGATCGAGAGCAGCAGTG GGACCCTGGTGATCATATACAACTTGAAGCTGATGGACAACAGAGAGCCTGAGCTGGACGTGGAGACGGACCACCAGGACATCCTGATGGCAGGCACTCTCTCAGAGGGCGT GAAGCCGGAGCGGCGGTCGTTCCGAGCGTACGCCGCCATTCTGTACATCGACCCTCGTATGAGGATCTTCATCCAGGGACACAAAGTGAGGACCAAGAGGATGTCCTGCTGTCTGTACAAACCAAG GGTGTACAAGTACACGTCGACCCGCTTCAAAACCCGCGCTGAGCAGGAAGTGAAGAAAGCCGACCACCTTGCCAAGATCG cggAGGAGAAAGCTCGCGAAGCGGAGAGCCAGAGTTTAGCAGTCGAAGCCAAATTGGGAGGTGACCTGTCCAAGGATGCACGA GCCTCTCTGAggaagacccaagactctgccatgATGCTGCGCCGTGACGCAGACATGAAGAAGAAGATCCTGGAGTCCAAACAAAG GGCGTTGAAGGAGCCCAAGGAGCTGAACTTCATCTTCGGCGTGAACATCGACCAGCGGGACCTGGACGGCATGTTCGTGTACAACTGCTCCCGCCTCATCAAGATGTATGAGAAGACGGGGCCCCAGCTGGAGGGCGGCAT ggcGTGTGGGGGCGTGGTGGGCGTGGTGGACGTGCCCTACGTGGTGCTGGAGCCCACACACAACAAGCAGGACTTTGCGGACGCTAAAGAATACAGGCATCTTCTGAAAGCCATGGGAGAACATCTCGCCCAGTACTGGAAGGACAGCAACATCG ctcaGAAGGGCATTGTGAAGTTCTGGGATGAGTTTGGCTACCTGTCAGCCAGCTGGTCAGCTCCGCCCTCCTCAGAGCAGCGCTACAAGAGACGACGCGCCATGGAGATTCCCCTCACCATACAgtgtg ATAAGTGTTTAAAGTGGAGGACGTTGCCGTTCCAGATGGACGCTGTGGACAGACGCTACCCCGACAGCTGGGTCTGTCTGATGAACCCAGACAGCACCCaggacag GTGTGATGCAGCGGAGCAGAAGCAGAACCTGCCCTGCGGAGCTCTCAGGAAGGTGGTTCAAACGGCCGAGGACAAACAGAAGGAGCTGGCAGAGAAGATCAGACTGCAGCAGGAGAAGCTGCAGgccctgcag AAAACCAGCACTATCAAATCGTCCGCAGACCTGAAGAAGCTGCCTCTGGACGTCAGCATGAGACCTGCCTCTGAGGGCtctcctcag GCCACCAGGTCGTCAGAGAGAGTCCTTACCCGGCctcgctcccctcctctccccgccCACCTCAAAAACGCTCCCAGCATCCCGCCCCCGGTCACCCGGACGCCCACCGTCTCGGCCCGGTCGCCACGAACGACcgcacctcctcctccggcaCCCAAAGTCGACCAATCCCGAGCCAGAGCTGCAGCTAAGACCCCGCCCCCTGTAGCAAAGCCCGCCCCTAAAGCCCCAGCCAAAGCACCAGCTAAAACTCCCCCAGCCAGCCGAAACtctcgg ACACCAGCCAAGTCATATCCAGCTAGAACCTCCGCTCTGGGCAACACACGCAAGAGAGTGGTGGAGGAAGATgagagtgaggatgaagacgaggaagaacaggaggaggaagaggaggagaaggaggaagacagcgaagaggagagcgaggaggaaaTTCTGCCCAGGaaatccaagatggccgccgccGCAGGGAGCCGAGGAAAAGCTGTGGAAAAGGCCACTCCTGCCAAGCGGGGCAAAGTGACCGAG GTATCTGATGATGACCACGATAACGAGCCTGAGAAGGACTTGAAGAACACTCAGAAAG ACAAGGGTCTGCTGGTGGAAGTTCGCGTCAACAAGGAATGGTACACTGGGAAAGTGGTTGCCGTGGAGTCAAACAAACAGAGCGTGCGCTGGAAGGTGAAGTTTGACTACGTACCCAGGTCCACGCCGAAAGACCGCTG ggTGTTTAAAGGCAGCGAGGATGTGAGGTTGATGAGGCCCCCTTCCCCAATCACACAgaccccagacacacagcagggggcggagccagagaAAGGCCCCGCCCCCATGGAGCCAGACACCACCCAACCAGGAACCAGTCGAGAGGTGACCGAGAGCCTGGTCACCATGATGAG GACACTGCTGCGGTATTTCTTCCCTCCTGACTTCCGGATCCCTAAGGACGATGTCAACAGCATGACGGCCGAGGAGCTGGTAGCCTTTCCCATG AAGGAGTACTTCCAGCAGTACGAGCTGGGCCTGCAGGCGCTGTGTAACTCGTACCAGAACCGTGCGGACGCCAGGGCCAAGGCcgtggaggagaagagcagcAGCGCCGAGACCAAGTTGAAGGAGGCGGACGAGAAGCTGCAGAAGCTGCGGACCAACATCGTGGCCCTGCTGCAGAAGGTCCAGGAG GACATTGACATAAACACAGACGATGAACTGGACGCTTATATAGAAGACCTGCTCACCAAGGGAGACTAA
- the zgc:158398 gene encoding transmembrane protein 248: MGSWNPVSNLRNYASQHPPAVTFFLCLLILALSFISISSYAHTQTLPNPDTKDWNNFLSSIALHQLCEVTNGTTDEQVSSPPIGQKTGGNSLESPSQTPPPVTQYSLLVPLALVHKPDGQTPKVVELHTSLSASQLGLTGDETVIVALQVFPLPTGENTFTCLTVSAAAHTLPPAPLPPQCPTNEKMSPPVQVVTVETGSRSPTASRLCYSLKSTHDPTLTAVLTQEQQDIAVQHLVEVSVVLLGMCVLLCLSASFTHPHRHQGNGLGLQMEPLIDS; encoded by the exons ATGGGTTCCTGGAACCCAGTTTCAAACCTGAGAAACTATGCTTCCCAACATCCTCCTGCGGTGACGTTCTTCTTGTGTCTGCTGATCCTTGCCCTCTCCTTCATCAGCATCAGCTCCTatgcccacacacagaccctgcCCAATCCCGATACAAAG GACTGGAACAACTTCCTTTCCTCCATCGCCCTTCACCAGCTGTGTGAGGTGACCAATGGCACCACGGATGAACAGGTTTCTAGTCCTCCGATTGGACAGAAAACAGGTGGAAACTCATTGGAGAGCCCTTCCCAGACCCCACCTCCTGTGACCCAGTACTCCCTTCTGGTGCCACTGGCTCTGGTCCACAAGCCTGACGGCCAAACCCCAAAGGTTGTGGAGCTGCACACCAGTCTATCGGCCAGTCAGCTGGGCTTGACAG GTGATGAAACTGTGATTGTTGCTCTTCAAGTTTTCCCTCTCCCTACGGGGgaaaacaccttcacctgcCTTACTGTCAGCGCAGCTGCACACACTCTACCTCCAGCCCC TCTTCCCCCTCAGTGTCCAACCAACGAAAAGATGAGCCCACCTGTCCAAGTGGTTACCGTGGAAACAGGTAGCCGGTCACCCACGGCCTCGCGTTTGTGTTACAGCCTGAAGTCCACCCACGACCCCACTCTCACAGCTGTGTTGACACAG gaGCAACAGGACATTGCAGTACAGCACCTGGTGGAAGTGAGTGTGGTTCTGCTGGGAATGTGtgtcctgctctgtctctctgccagcttcacacacccacatcgTCACCAAGGCAACGGCCTGGGCCTACAGATG GAGCCCCTTATTGACTCCTGA
- the plbd2 gene encoding putative phospholipase B-like 2 yields MTCSSTLTGTMALRLLRLSTTLHLAVFLHILFISCYSIKAEISTVVLDKKTEQLTIVEGYRDDYVAWANFTDDIEHSGWAFLEVTTSGCYNDSIQAYSAGAVEAALTSQLIYKHWMNTLMNYCGPFTFHSGYCHRLKSYISTNLQWVTDQIDKNPKSPYWHQVRLALLQLKGLEDLYNGQMSFPTGPFSIEPFGFLLFQMGGDVEDLEGALNKSSQSQPLGSGSCSALIKLLPGNKDLMVSHDTWNTYQSMLRIIKKYNFAFKTSPTGGDPIPGAVQAFSSYPGCIFSGDDFYIISSGLVTLETTIGNSNPDLWKFVKPIESVMEWLRNIVANRLASSGKEWANIFTKYNSGTYNNQWMIVDYKHFTPGKTDIKDKLFTVLEQIPGLVIHMDKTQELMEKGYWASYNIPYYEEVFNASGCPELVKKFGPWFTLDQNPRAQIFKRNQTAVTDLDSMVSLMRYNNFKEDPLSRCEGCDPAGNGENTISARSDLNPANGTYPFGALRQRQHGGTDMKLTSYGMFRNYELVAVSGPTWDQVPVFQWSTSPYKDLIHMGHPDTWDFKPVHVTWKP; encoded by the exons ATGACCTGCTCTTCCACACTAACTGGAACGATGGCGTTAAGGCTGCTACGTTTGTCAacaactttacatttagctgTATTTctacatattttatttatttcatgctaTTCGATAAAGGCTGAGATTAGTACGGTAGTTCTTGATAAAAAAACGGAACAACTGACTATTGTGGAGGGATACCGAGATGATTACGTCGCCTGGGCAAACTTTACCGACGACATTGAGCACTCAGG atGGGCCTTTCTCGAGGTAACAACTAGCGGGTGCTACAATGACAGTATCCAGGCGTACAGTGCCGGAGCCGTGGAAGCAGCTCTCACGTCCCAG CTCATCTACAAGCACTGGATGAACACCTTGATGAACTACTGCGGGCCCTTCACGTTCCACTCCGGTTACTGCCACCGTCTGAAGAGTTACATCAGCACCAACCTACAGTGGGTGACAGATCAGATCGACAAGAACCCCAAATCGCCCTACTGGCACCAG GTGCGTTTGGCTCTGTTGCAGCTGAAGGGACTGGAGGATCTTTATAACGGTCAGATGTCGTTTCCCACCGGCCCTTTCTCCATCGAACCATTCGGTTTCCT GCTGTTCCAGATGGGTGGGGATGTGGAGGACCTGGAGGGAGCCCTCAACAaatccagccaatcacagcctctGGGTTCAGGCTCCTGCTCTGCCCTCATCAAGCTGCTGCCTGGCAACAAGGACCTCATGGTGTCACACGACACATGGAATACCTACCAGTCCATGCTGCGCATCATAAAGAAATACAACTTTGCCTTTAAAACATCCCCCACAG GTGGCGATCCGATTCCCGGAGCAGTCCAAGCCTTCTCCTCCTATCCTGGATGCATCTTCTCTGGAGATGACTTCTACATCATCAGCAGTGGCCTG GTTACCTTGGAAACAACCATTGGCAACAGCAATCCAGACCTCTGGAAGTTTGTTAAGCCGATAGAGTCAGTCATGGAGTGGCTGAGGAACATTGTAGCCAATCGTCTCGCTTCTTCGGGCAAGGAATGGGCCAATATTTTTACCAAGTACAACAGTGGAAC GTACAACAACCAGtggatgattgtggactataagCACTTTACTCCTGGGAAGACTGACATCAAAGACAAGCTCTTCACTGTTCTAGAACAGATTCC GGGGCTGGTGATTCACATGGACAAAACCCAAGAGCTGATGGAGAAGGGCTATTGGGCCAGCTACAACATTCC GTACTATGAGGAGGTGTTTAATGCTAGTGGCTGTCCAGAGCTGGTGAAGAAGTTCGGCCCGTGGTTCACCCTGGACCAGAACCCCAGAGCCCAGATCTTCAAACGGAACCAGACGGCAGTTACAGACTTGGACTCCATGGTCAGTCTCATGAG GTACAACAACTTCAAGGAGGATCCGTTGTCGAGGTGCGAGGGCTGCGACCCAGCAGGTAACGGAGAGAACACCATCTCGGCCCGCTCCGACCTGAACCCTGCTAACGGGACGTACCCGTTTGGAGCCCTGAGACAGAGGCAGCACGGCGGGACAGACATGAAG CTGACGTCATATGGAATGTTCCGTAATTATGAGTTGGTGGCAGTTAGTGGACCCACCTGGGACCAGGTTCCGGTCTTCCAGTGGAGCACCTCGCCTTACAAAGACCTGATACACATGGGTCACCCTGACACCTGGGACTTCAAACCTGTGCACGTCACCTGGAAACCATGA